The Glutamicibacter mishrai DNA window GCACCGCGCGAAGTTCCTGAATCCAAGGAAAAGCTGCCGGTGACCAAGCTCGGCCGCATCTGGACCGCCACCGTCTTGGGCATCATCGTGCTGATCTTGCTGATCATCTTCATCGCCCAAAACCAAGACCAAGTCACCCTGCGATACTTCGCCTACGAAGGACAGGTGAACCTCGGCTTGGCCCTGTTCATCGCCGCCATCGGCGGCGCCTTGGTGGTTGCGATT harbors:
- a CDS encoding LapA family protein codes for the protein MATSDPTPEPRNLPVEPENGVQVNSGEHAVQPRTPKETKAPREVPESKEKLPVTKLGRIWTATVLGIIVLILLIIFIAQNQDQVTLRYFAYEGQVNLGLALFIAAIGGALVVAIAGVARVIQLRATAKKKRKASKR